A region from the Triticum aestivum cultivar Chinese Spring chromosome 3D, IWGSC CS RefSeq v2.1, whole genome shotgun sequence genome encodes:
- the LOC123077965 gene encoding uncharacterized protein isoform X2, with protein MLVLPLLGRISVRRQRPWRVWQSDDNKSLVDGLKYASLEECCRSNPYRHLEGLAAERQLVLNGLELYNALHPGNEYELAPGKVTRSSQLGDGCCWSHGNFVARRKCSGCFSFLPVPQTLFFFEHVCRADFEGVVTCIPLDEPVIEAYTFLGFRLLWGTRRLGGSDCVCKTCYRLFNIPHPCLKRTCTCGHSRVEKICEMCYNRSGVLHPFRGEFQFGYHK; from the exons ATGCTAGTTCTTCCCCTCCTAGGCAGGATCTCGGTGCGTCGCCAGCGCCCCTGGCGCGTGTGGCAGTCGGATGACAACAAGAGTCTGGTTGACGGCCTAAAATACGCGAGTCTTGAAGAATGCTGCAG ATCTAATCCGTACCGGCATTTGGAAGGCTTAGCTGCCGAACGCCAGCTTGTGCTGAATGGCCTCGAGCTGTACAACGCTCTGCATCCG GGCAATGAGTATGAACTTGCTCCTGGTAAGGTGACCAGGAGCAGCCAACTTGGTGATGGGTGTTGCTGGAGTCATGGCAACTTTGTTGCTCGTCGGAAGTGCTCTGGCTGCTTCTCTTTCCTGCCGGTTCCACAAACTCTCTTTTTCTTTGAGCACGTCTGTAGAGCTGATTTCGAAGGAGTTGTCACATGCATTCCTTTAG ATGAACCAGTGATTGAAGCCTACACCTTTCTTGGTTTCCGTCTTCTGTGGGGTACTCGTCGTCTTGGtggct CGGATTGCGTTTGCAAGACATGCTACCGTCTCTTCAATATTCCACACCCTTGTTTGAAGAGGACATGTACATGTGGACATAGCAGGGTGGAGAAAATATGTGAAATGTGTTATAATCGAAGCGGTGTGCTGCATCCATTCAGAGGAGAATTCCAGTTTGGCTATCACAAATAG
- the LOC123077965 gene encoding uncharacterized protein isoform X5, whose translation MLQGNEYELAPGKVTRSSQLGDGCCWSHGNFVARRKCSGCFSFLPVPQTLFFFEHVCRADFEGVVTCIPLDEPVIEAYTFLGFRLLWGTRRLGGCLSLSLSAHYPLKFLCCLISSVIFSADCVCKTCYRLFNIPHPCLKRTCTCGHSRVEKICEMCYNRSGVLHPFRGEFQFGYHK comes from the exons ATGCTGCAG GGCAATGAGTATGAACTTGCTCCTGGTAAGGTGACCAGGAGCAGCCAACTTGGTGATGGGTGTTGCTGGAGTCATGGCAACTTTGTTGCTCGTCGGAAGTGCTCTGGCTGCTTCTCTTTCCTGCCGGTTCCACAAACTCTCTTTTTCTTTGAGCACGTCTGTAGAGCTGATTTCGAAGGAGTTGTCACATGCATTCCTTTAG ATGAACCAGTGATTGAAGCCTACACCTTTCTTGGTTTCCGTCTTCTGTGGGGTACTCGTCGTCTTGGtggctgtctctctctctctctctctgcacatTACCCTCTTAAATTTCTCTGTTGCCTGATTTCCTCTGTTATCTTTTCAGCGGATTGCGTTTGCAAGACATGCTACCGTCTCTTCAATATTCCACACCCTTGTTTGAAGAGGACATGTACATGTGGACATAGCAGGGTGGAGAAAATATGTGAAATGTGTTATAATCGAAGCGGTGTGCTGCATCCATTCAGAGGAGAATTCCAGTTTGGCTATCACAAATAG
- the LOC123077965 gene encoding uncharacterized protein isoform X3 — MLVLPLLGRISVRRQRPWRVWQSDDNKSLVDGLKYASLEECCRSNPYRHLEGLAAERQLVLNGLELYNALHPGNEYELAPGKVTRSSQLGDGCCWSHGNFVARRKCSGCFSFLPVPQTLFFFEHVCRADFEGVVTCIPLDEPVIEAYTFLGFRLLWGTRRLADCVCKTCYRLFNIPHPCLKRTCTCGHSRVEKICEMCYNRSGVLHPFRGEFQFGYHK; from the exons ATGCTAGTTCTTCCCCTCCTAGGCAGGATCTCGGTGCGTCGCCAGCGCCCCTGGCGCGTGTGGCAGTCGGATGACAACAAGAGTCTGGTTGACGGCCTAAAATACGCGAGTCTTGAAGAATGCTGCAG ATCTAATCCGTACCGGCATTTGGAAGGCTTAGCTGCCGAACGCCAGCTTGTGCTGAATGGCCTCGAGCTGTACAACGCTCTGCATCCG GGCAATGAGTATGAACTTGCTCCTGGTAAGGTGACCAGGAGCAGCCAACTTGGTGATGGGTGTTGCTGGAGTCATGGCAACTTTGTTGCTCGTCGGAAGTGCTCTGGCTGCTTCTCTTTCCTGCCGGTTCCACAAACTCTCTTTTTCTTTGAGCACGTCTGTAGAGCTGATTTCGAAGGAGTTGTCACATGCATTCCTTTAG ATGAACCAGTGATTGAAGCCTACACCTTTCTTGGTTTCCGTCTTCTGTGGGGTACTCGTCGTCTTG CGGATTGCGTTTGCAAGACATGCTACCGTCTCTTCAATATTCCACACCCTTGTTTGAAGAGGACATGTACATGTGGACATAGCAGGGTGGAGAAAATATGTGAAATGTGTTATAATCGAAGCGGTGTGCTGCATCCATTCAGAGGAGAATTCCAGTTTGGCTATCACAAATAG
- the LOC123077965 gene encoding uncharacterized protein isoform X4 — translation MLVLPLLGRISVRRQRPWRVWQSDDNKSLVDGLKYASLEECCRSNPYRHLEGLAAERQLVLNGLELYNALHPGNEYELAPGKVTRSSQLGDGCCWSHGNFVARRKCSGCFSFLPVPQTLFFFEHVCRADFEGVVTCIPLDEPVIEAYTFLGFRLLWADCVCKTCYRLFNIPHPCLKRTCTCGHSRVEKICEMCYNRSGVLHPFRGEFQFGYHK, via the exons ATGCTAGTTCTTCCCCTCCTAGGCAGGATCTCGGTGCGTCGCCAGCGCCCCTGGCGCGTGTGGCAGTCGGATGACAACAAGAGTCTGGTTGACGGCCTAAAATACGCGAGTCTTGAAGAATGCTGCAG ATCTAATCCGTACCGGCATTTGGAAGGCTTAGCTGCCGAACGCCAGCTTGTGCTGAATGGCCTCGAGCTGTACAACGCTCTGCATCCG GGCAATGAGTATGAACTTGCTCCTGGTAAGGTGACCAGGAGCAGCCAACTTGGTGATGGGTGTTGCTGGAGTCATGGCAACTTTGTTGCTCGTCGGAAGTGCTCTGGCTGCTTCTCTTTCCTGCCGGTTCCACAAACTCTCTTTTTCTTTGAGCACGTCTGTAGAGCTGATTTCGAAGGAGTTGTCACATGCATTCCTTTAG ATGAACCAGTGATTGAAGCCTACACCTTTCTTGGTTTCCGTCTTCTGTGGG CGGATTGCGTTTGCAAGACATGCTACCGTCTCTTCAATATTCCACACCCTTGTTTGAAGAGGACATGTACATGTGGACATAGCAGGGTGGAGAAAATATGTGAAATGTGTTATAATCGAAGCGGTGTGCTGCATCCATTCAGAGGAGAATTCCAGTTTGGCTATCACAAATAG
- the LOC123077965 gene encoding uncharacterized protein isoform X1 encodes MLVLPLLGRISVRRQRPWRVWQSDDNKSLVDGLKYASLEECCRSNPYRHLEGLAAERQLVLNGLELYNALHPGNEYELAPGKVTRSSQLGDGCCWSHGNFVARRKCSGCFSFLPVPQTLFFFEHVCRADFEGVVTCIPLDEPVIEAYTFLGFRLLWGTRRLGGCLSLSLSAHYPLKFLCCLISSVIFSADCVCKTCYRLFNIPHPCLKRTCTCGHSRVEKICEMCYNRSGVLHPFRGEFQFGYHK; translated from the exons ATGCTAGTTCTTCCCCTCCTAGGCAGGATCTCGGTGCGTCGCCAGCGCCCCTGGCGCGTGTGGCAGTCGGATGACAACAAGAGTCTGGTTGACGGCCTAAAATACGCGAGTCTTGAAGAATGCTGCAG ATCTAATCCGTACCGGCATTTGGAAGGCTTAGCTGCCGAACGCCAGCTTGTGCTGAATGGCCTCGAGCTGTACAACGCTCTGCATCCG GGCAATGAGTATGAACTTGCTCCTGGTAAGGTGACCAGGAGCAGCCAACTTGGTGATGGGTGTTGCTGGAGTCATGGCAACTTTGTTGCTCGTCGGAAGTGCTCTGGCTGCTTCTCTTTCCTGCCGGTTCCACAAACTCTCTTTTTCTTTGAGCACGTCTGTAGAGCTGATTTCGAAGGAGTTGTCACATGCATTCCTTTAG ATGAACCAGTGATTGAAGCCTACACCTTTCTTGGTTTCCGTCTTCTGTGGGGTACTCGTCGTCTTGGtggctgtctctctctctctctctctgcacatTACCCTCTTAAATTTCTCTGTTGCCTGATTTCCTCTGTTATCTTTTCAGCGGATTGCGTTTGCAAGACATGCTACCGTCTCTTCAATATTCCACACCCTTGTTTGAAGAGGACATGTACATGTGGACATAGCAGGGTGGAGAAAATATGTGAAATGTGTTATAATCGAAGCGGTGTGCTGCATCCATTCAGAGGAGAATTCCAGTTTGGCTATCACAAATAG